A genomic window from Klebsiella quasipneumoniae subsp. quasipneumoniae includes:
- a CDS encoding YecH family metal-binding protein: MSSIHGHEVLQMMLASKECWTVASLEAAIHRRFGAEALFHTCSAENLSAAELVAFLEQKGKFIAREAGFTTAENKICQH; the protein is encoded by the coding sequence ATGTCTTCTATTCATGGTCATGAAGTGCTGCAGATGATGCTGGCGTCGAAGGAGTGCTGGACGGTGGCTTCGCTGGAGGCGGCCATTCACCGTCGCTTTGGCGCAGAGGCGCTCTTTCACACCTGTTCGGCGGAAAATCTGAGCGCTGCGGAGCTGGTGGCGTTTTTAGAGCAGAAAGGCAAATTTATTGCCAGAGAGGCAGGATTTACCACCGCAGAAAACAAGATTTGTCAGCATTGA
- the pgsA gene encoding CDP-diacylglycerol--glycerol-3-phosphate 3-phosphatidyltransferase: MQFNIPTLLTLFRVILIPFFVLAFYLPFSWAPFACALIFFVAAVTDWFDGFLARRWNQSTRFGAFLDPVADKVMVAIAMVLVAEHYHTWWVTLPAATMIAREIIISALREWMAELGKRSSVAVSWIGKVKTTAQMTALVWMLWRPYPWVEWAGIALFLVAAVLTLWSMLQYLNAARGDLLDQ; this comes from the coding sequence ATGCAATTTAATATCCCTACGTTGCTTACTCTGTTCCGCGTCATCCTGATCCCGTTCTTTGTGCTGGCGTTTTATCTGCCCTTTAGCTGGGCGCCGTTTGCCTGCGCGCTGATTTTCTTTGTTGCCGCCGTGACCGACTGGTTTGATGGTTTCCTCGCCCGTCGCTGGAACCAGAGTACCCGGTTCGGCGCCTTCCTCGATCCGGTGGCCGATAAAGTCATGGTGGCTATCGCCATGGTGCTGGTCGCTGAGCACTATCACACCTGGTGGGTTACGCTGCCGGCGGCGACGATGATTGCCCGGGAAATTATTATCTCCGCGCTGCGCGAGTGGATGGCGGAGCTGGGTAAACGCAGCAGCGTGGCGGTCTCGTGGATTGGCAAAGTGAAAACCACCGCACAGATGACTGCCCTGGTGTGGATGCTGTGGCGTCCTTATCCGTGGGTGGAATGGGCCGGGATCGCGCTTTTCCTCGTGGCGGCGGTGCTGACGCTGTGGTCGATGCTGCAATATTTGAACGCGGCGCGCGGCGATTTGCTTGATCAGTGA
- a CDS encoding YecA family protein encodes MNTGPLNENELEWLDETLAKYATEGAILDVSELDGLLTAILSAPTAIEPAQWLLAIWGGADNVPRWANDRERDRFVNLTLQHMSDIAERLESYPDQFEPLFGTREAEGQELTIVEEWCFGYLRGVALSDWSTLPAELQPELEAIALHGSEEQFSALDNLTADEFIASIERITPAALALYQYWMANPQPEVVPQPVRNETKVGRNDPCPCGSGKKYKQCCLAK; translated from the coding sequence ATGAATACCGGACCTTTAAACGAAAACGAACTGGAATGGCTGGACGAGACGCTGGCGAAATACGCCACCGAAGGCGCTATTCTGGATGTCTCTGAACTGGATGGCCTGTTGACGGCGATCCTCTCGGCGCCCACCGCTATCGAACCCGCCCAGTGGCTGCTGGCTATCTGGGGTGGTGCCGATAATGTGCCACGCTGGGCCAACGACCGCGAGCGCGATCGCTTTGTCAATCTGACGCTGCAGCATATGAGCGATATCGCCGAACGGCTGGAGTCTTATCCCGATCAGTTCGAACCGCTGTTCGGCACCCGTGAAGCGGAAGGTCAGGAGCTGACCATCGTTGAAGAGTGGTGTTTTGGCTATCTGCGCGGCGTGGCGCTGAGCGACTGGTCGACGCTGCCTGCTGAACTTCAGCCTGAGCTGGAGGCGATTGCGCTCCACGGTAGCGAAGAACAGTTTTCCGCGCTGGATAATCTGACGGCGGATGAATTTATCGCCAGCATCGAGCGCATCACCCCGGCGGCGCTGGCACTTTACCAGTACTGGATGGCGAATCCACAGCCGGAGGTGGTCCCGCAGCCGGTAAGAAATGAGACGAAAGTCGGACGTAACGATCCCTGTCCGTGCGGCAGCGGTAAAAAGTATAAGCAGTGTTGCTTAGCGAAATGA
- a CDS encoding MFS transporter encodes MNTAISSGNERAFSAPALLVAGAFFMEFLDGTVIATALPDMARDFGVTAVELNIGISAYLITLAVLIPASGWIADRFGARAIFTLALAIFTLASIFCGLSSEMHIFVAMRILQGIGGALMVPVGRLAVLRTTPKHLLIKAIATLTWPALVAPIIGPPLGGFITRYASWHWIFFINVPLGVAAIILSLRIIPDIREAERRAFDMTGFITTAVAMVSLVTAMERLGDRQPQIWPTLALAALGFGCLAYAIRHFRRATAPMVRLTALQVPTFRVTMYGGSLFRASISAVPFLLPLLFQVGFGMDPFHSGLLVLAVFVGNLTIKPATTPLIRWLGFRRLLLINGALNVCSLLACALLTPQTPVWAIMLILYLGGVFRSVQFTGVSTLAFADVPAAQMSDANTLFSTASQLAVGLGITLGAIGIRLGEQVGDWLHLSAVPGISFRLAFVFIAVICLVGMIDSLHLAKTAGSSVSAKKS; translated from the coding sequence ATGAATACCGCGATCTCTTCCGGGAACGAACGTGCTTTTTCAGCCCCGGCGCTGCTGGTGGCTGGCGCCTTTTTTATGGAGTTTCTCGACGGGACGGTGATCGCTACCGCCCTGCCCGACATGGCGAGAGATTTTGGCGTTACCGCCGTCGAGCTGAATATCGGCATCAGCGCCTATCTGATTACCCTCGCGGTGCTGATCCCCGCCAGCGGCTGGATCGCCGATCGCTTTGGCGCCCGGGCTATCTTCACCCTCGCCCTGGCCATTTTTACCCTTGCCTCGATCTTTTGCGGCCTCTCCAGCGAGATGCATATCTTTGTCGCCATGCGTATCCTGCAGGGGATCGGCGGCGCGCTGATGGTCCCCGTCGGTCGTCTGGCGGTACTGCGCACCACGCCGAAACACCTGCTGATAAAGGCCATCGCCACCCTCACCTGGCCGGCGCTGGTGGCCCCTATTATCGGCCCGCCTTTGGGAGGCTTTATTACCCGCTACGCCAGCTGGCACTGGATCTTCTTTATCAATGTCCCGCTGGGCGTCGCGGCGATTATCCTGTCGTTGCGCATCATTCCTGATATCCGCGAAGCAGAGCGGCGCGCCTTTGATATGACAGGGTTTATCACGACCGCGGTGGCGATGGTCAGCCTGGTCACGGCGATGGAACGGCTCGGCGATCGTCAGCCGCAGATCTGGCCGACGCTGGCCCTCGCCGCGCTTGGCTTCGGCTGTCTGGCGTATGCTATCCGCCACTTCCGTCGGGCGACAGCGCCTATGGTTCGTCTGACGGCGTTGCAGGTGCCGACGTTCCGCGTGACGATGTACGGCGGCTCGCTGTTCCGGGCCTCCATCAGCGCGGTCCCCTTTCTCCTGCCGCTGCTGTTTCAGGTGGGGTTCGGCATGGATCCCTTTCACTCTGGTCTGTTGGTACTGGCGGTATTTGTCGGCAATTTAACGATTAAACCCGCCACCACGCCGCTGATCCGCTGGCTGGGCTTTCGTCGCCTGCTGTTGATCAACGGCGCGCTGAACGTCTGTTCGCTGCTGGCCTGCGCGCTGCTCACGCCGCAAACCCCGGTCTGGGCGATCATGCTGATCCTTTATCTCGGCGGGGTGTTTCGCTCAGTCCAGTTCACGGGCGTGAGCACGCTGGCCTTTGCCGATGTCCCCGCCGCGCAGATGAGCGATGCCAATACCCTGTTCAGTACCGCGTCGCAGCTGGCGGTGGGGCTGGGGATCACCCTTGGGGCAATCGGCATTCGCCTGGGTGAACAGGTCGGCGACTGGCTGCACCTTTCCGCCGTACCGGGGATCAGCTTTCGCCTGGCGTTTGTGTTTATCGCGGTGATTTGTCTGGTGGGGATGATCGACAGCCTGCATCTGGCCAAAACGGCAGGCAGCAGCGTGTCGGCGAAGAAATCGTAG
- a CDS encoding DUF2766 family protein produces MSQHLTEHDELVSDVVACQLVIKQILDVIDVIAPVEVREKMTSQLKAIDFASHPASADPVTLRAVQKAIALIELKFTPQEETH; encoded by the coding sequence ATGTCTCAACATCTTACCGAACACGACGAGCTGGTTTCCGATGTGGTTGCCTGCCAGCTGGTTATCAAGCAGATCCTCGACGTGATTGACGTCATCGCGCCGGTGGAAGTGCGTGAAAAAATGACCAGCCAGCTGAAAGCCATCGACTTCGCCAGCCACCCGGCCTCTGCCGATCCGGTGACGCTTCGCGCGGTGCAAAAAGCGATTGCCCTGATTGAGCTGAAGTTTACCCCGCAGGAAGAAACGCATTAA
- a CDS encoding RpiB/LacA/LacB family sugar-phosphate isomerase, with translation MKIALMMENSQANKNAIILKELNAVADEKGFPVYNVGMSDENDHHLTYIHLGIMASILLNSKAVDFVVTGCGTGQGALMSLNIHPGVVCGYCIDPADAFLFAQINNGNALSLPFAKGFGWGAELNVRFIFEKAFTGRNGEGYPPERKEPQVRNAGILNQVKAAVVKENYLDTLRAIDPELVKTAVSGPRFQQCFFENCQDKAIEAFVRQIVG, from the coding sequence ATGAAGATTGCACTGATGATGGAGAACAGCCAGGCGAACAAAAACGCCATCATCCTCAAGGAGCTTAACGCGGTTGCCGACGAAAAAGGATTTCCGGTCTATAACGTCGGTATGAGCGATGAGAACGATCATCATCTGACCTATATTCACCTCGGGATCATGGCCAGCATCCTGCTGAATTCGAAGGCGGTCGACTTCGTGGTCACCGGATGCGGTACCGGCCAGGGAGCGCTGATGTCGCTGAACATCCATCCTGGCGTGGTCTGCGGCTACTGTATCGACCCGGCGGATGCGTTCCTGTTTGCCCAGATCAACAACGGTAACGCGCTGTCGCTGCCGTTTGCCAAAGGTTTCGGCTGGGGCGCCGAGCTGAACGTGCGGTTTATCTTTGAAAAAGCCTTTACCGGTCGTAACGGCGAAGGCTATCCGCCGGAGCGCAAAGAACCGCAGGTGCGTAATGCCGGGATCCTCAACCAGGTCAAAGCGGCGGTAGTCAAAGAAAATTATCTCGATACCCTGCGCGCCATCGATCCGGAACTGGTGAAAACCGCGGTCTCTGGCCCTCGCTTCCAGCAGTGCTTCTTCGAAAACTGCCAGGATAAAGCGATCGAAGCGTTTGTCCGCCAGATCGTCGGGTAA
- the tyrP gene encoding tyrosine transporter TyrP → MKNRTLGSILIVAGTTIGAGMLAMPLAAAGVGFTVTLGLLFTLWALMCYTALLLLEVYQHVPADMGLGSLAARYLGRYGQWITGFCMLFLLYALTAAYISGAGELLASSLNQWLDWQLPPAAGVLIFTLLGGAVVCIGTALVDLFNRFLFSAKIVFLVIMLALLMPHIHQVNLLTLPVEQGLALSAIPVIFTSFGFHGSVPSVVSYLGGDIRKLRRVFIIGSFIPLVAYIFWQLATLGSIDAPAFTALLAQHAGLNGLLEAIREVVASPHVELAVHLFADLALATSFLGVSLGLFDYLADMFQRKNSVSGRLQSGMITFLPPLAFALFYPRGFVMALGYAGVALAVLALMLPAMLVMKSRRLHPQAAWRVAGGAPALWLVLLCGIGIVAIQFCIVAGLLPAVG, encoded by the coding sequence GTGAAGAACCGCACTCTGGGCAGTATTTTAATCGTAGCCGGCACCACAATCGGTGCAGGTATGTTGGCGATGCCATTGGCCGCCGCAGGCGTCGGCTTTACCGTCACGCTGGGTTTACTTTTCACCCTGTGGGCATTGATGTGCTATACCGCCCTTTTGCTGCTGGAAGTCTACCAGCATGTCCCTGCCGATATGGGGCTCGGTTCCCTGGCGGCGCGCTATCTGGGCCGTTATGGACAATGGATCACCGGGTTCTGCATGCTGTTTCTGCTGTACGCCCTCACGGCGGCCTACATCAGTGGCGCCGGCGAATTACTCGCTTCCAGCCTCAACCAGTGGCTGGACTGGCAGCTGCCGCCGGCTGCCGGCGTACTGATCTTCACCCTGCTCGGCGGGGCGGTGGTGTGCATTGGCACCGCGCTGGTCGACCTGTTCAATCGCTTCCTGTTTAGCGCCAAAATCGTCTTCCTGGTGATTATGCTGGCTCTGCTGATGCCGCACATTCATCAGGTGAACCTGCTCACGCTGCCGGTTGAGCAAGGCCTGGCACTGTCGGCCATTCCGGTGATCTTTACCTCTTTTGGCTTTCACGGCAGCGTGCCGAGCGTCGTCAGCTATCTGGGGGGCGATATCCGTAAGCTGCGCCGGGTGTTTATTATCGGCAGTTTTATTCCGCTGGTGGCTTATATTTTCTGGCAGCTGGCGACGCTAGGCAGTATCGACGCTCCGGCCTTTACCGCCCTGCTGGCGCAACATGCCGGTCTGAACGGTCTGCTGGAGGCGATCCGCGAAGTGGTAGCGTCGCCGCACGTGGAGCTGGCCGTACACCTGTTCGCCGACCTTGCGCTGGCGACCTCCTTCCTCGGCGTCTCGCTCGGGCTGTTTGATTATCTGGCCGATATGTTTCAGCGCAAAAACAGCGTCAGCGGGCGTCTGCAGAGCGGGATGATCACCTTTCTGCCGCCGCTGGCGTTCGCCCTGTTCTATCCCCGCGGCTTCGTCATGGCCCTGGGCTACGCCGGGGTGGCGTTGGCCGTGCTGGCCCTGATGTTACCGGCCATGCTGGTCATGAAGAGCCGCCGACTGCATCCGCAGGCCGCCTGGCGGGTGGCCGGCGGCGCCCCGGCGCTGTGGCTGGTCCTGCTGTGCGGGATCGGCATCGTAGCGATCCAGTTCTGCATCGTCGCCGGGCTGTTACCGGCGGTGGGATAA
- a CDS encoding DUF1796 family putative cysteine peptidase, translating into MADDIQKKYLKILLIKSTYKTLLGRPADPDGLKNYYHAISDKSLAESAQLLNASLMNSDEFKRLTPSRMAFENVCIPPHPVSGIETQGQWAVKHIVSLGSHCLTSWTLKKFNLKKTSLPFDWIFSCPAMIIDCLRDDFQTFLDKNEYSSLNRQSKEPCAHHNKYKQKYNLNDIFTHRDPTTPADYAYYLRAVKRLRNILKSADGKLFVICCR; encoded by the coding sequence ATGGCAGATGACATCCAGAAAAAATATCTCAAAATATTGTTAATAAAGTCTACGTATAAAACATTACTGGGTCGCCCCGCAGATCCTGACGGTCTTAAAAATTATTACCATGCAATTTCTGACAAGTCGCTTGCAGAATCAGCACAACTTCTTAACGCATCGCTGATGAACAGTGACGAGTTCAAGCGATTAACACCATCCAGAATGGCATTCGAGAATGTATGTATCCCGCCACATCCTGTATCAGGGATTGAAACTCAAGGACAATGGGCTGTGAAGCACATTGTGTCATTAGGAAGCCATTGTTTAACGTCGTGGACACTGAAAAAATTTAATCTGAAAAAAACCTCTCTGCCTTTTGACTGGATTTTTTCCTGCCCGGCGATGATCATCGATTGCCTGAGGGACGATTTTCAGACTTTTTTAGACAAAAACGAATATAGCTCATTAAATCGCCAGTCCAAAGAACCCTGCGCCCACCACAATAAATATAAACAAAAATATAACCTGAATGATATCTTCACCCATCGCGATCCCACCACCCCAGCCGATTATGCGTATTACCTCCGGGCAGTAAAGAGACTCAGGAACATATTAAAAAGCGCGGATGGCAAGCTTTTTGTCATTTGCTGCAGATAA
- a CDS encoding MFS transporter, whose amino-acid sequence MLRHQLAYGGGNLLGSGALAISGAWLLYFYTTFCGLTLIEASFIFSVASIIDAISNPLMGYLTDNFGKTRLGKRFGRRRFFLLIGIPLMLFYPLLWVEGLSFWYYLCTYVVFEIIYTSIMVPYETLATEMTDDFSLRSKLTGYKAIFGKLANFLAAFIPGQFILLYGKDSATPFFLTGLTYGAILIVAITCLWLCSWERERAEAVDTSAKKGLLSTLLSLAKDMRSTFYLRVFRKHLGMYLCGFGAEWLFASIFTYFVIFVLQHDPAMVAGLNSLNSILQLISTALFIGLCVKKGFSKPYILALGIVIFAVLLYTSLWFFHLPSGLATVLMFGITVLFGLGTGGVYYIPWTVYTFLADVDEIYTGRRREGIYAGAMTFSGKILRSIVVFSMGAILSFYGFQSKAHSQPESAVTAIAVVFCVGVVALALAAIVFSKQMKLDRKAHLVVLQEVARIKAGGKISDIAPEVRAIVEDLVGHRYEECWGNSKLFKTAEAAPTQTVVSH is encoded by the coding sequence TTGTTACGCCATCAGTTAGCCTACGGCGGCGGTAATCTGTTAGGGAGTGGCGCACTGGCGATAAGCGGGGCATGGCTACTCTATTTTTATACGACCTTTTGCGGCCTGACGCTGATCGAGGCCTCATTTATCTTCTCCGTCGCCAGCATCATCGACGCCATCAGCAACCCGCTGATGGGCTATCTGACGGATAACTTTGGCAAAACGCGGTTAGGCAAGCGCTTTGGCCGTCGGCGCTTCTTTTTGCTGATCGGCATTCCGCTGATGCTGTTCTACCCGCTGCTGTGGGTAGAGGGCCTGAGTTTCTGGTACTACCTGTGCACCTACGTGGTGTTTGAGATCATCTACACCTCCATCATGGTGCCCTATGAAACGCTGGCGACAGAGATGACCGATGATTTCTCGCTACGCTCAAAGCTCACCGGCTATAAAGCCATCTTCGGCAAGCTGGCCAACTTCCTCGCCGCATTTATTCCCGGACAGTTCATTCTGCTGTACGGCAAAGATTCCGCCACCCCTTTCTTCCTCACCGGCCTGACCTACGGCGCGATCCTGATCGTCGCGATTACCTGTCTGTGGCTGTGCAGCTGGGAGCGCGAGCGTGCGGAAGCCGTGGATACCAGCGCGAAAAAGGGGCTGCTGAGCACCCTGCTGTCGCTGGCGAAAGACATGCGTTCCACCTTTTATCTGCGCGTGTTCCGCAAACATCTCGGTATGTACCTGTGCGGGTTTGGCGCGGAATGGCTGTTTGCCTCCATCTTCACCTATTTCGTGATATTCGTTCTGCAGCACGATCCGGCAATGGTGGCCGGGCTGAACAGCCTGAACTCGATTCTGCAGCTGATCTCCACCGCGCTGTTTATCGGCCTGTGTGTGAAAAAGGGCTTCAGCAAACCCTATATCCTCGCGCTGGGGATCGTGATTTTCGCAGTCCTGCTGTATACCTCGCTGTGGTTCTTCCATCTGCCGTCAGGCCTGGCGACCGTGCTGATGTTCGGTATTACCGTGCTGTTCGGCCTGGGGACCGGCGGGGTTTACTATATTCCCTGGACCGTTTACACCTTCCTCGCCGATGTCGACGAGATCTACACCGGACGCCGCCGGGAAGGCATCTATGCCGGCGCCATGACCTTTTCAGGGAAAATTCTGCGCTCGATTGTGGTGTTTTCGATGGGGGCCATCCTGAGCTTTTACGGTTTCCAGTCAAAAGCGCACAGCCAACCGGAAAGCGCCGTGACCGCCATCGCGGTGGTATTCTGCGTCGGTGTCGTCGCCTTAGCCCTGGCCGCCATCGTCTTCAGTAAGCAGATGAAACTGGACCGTAAAGCCCATCTGGTGGTCCTGCAGGAAGTCGCGCGGATTAAAGCGGGCGGTAAAATCAGTGATATTGCGCCGGAGGTGCGGGCAATCGTTGAGGATCTGGTTGGCCATCGCTACGAAGAGTGCTGGGGCAACAGCAAATTGTTTAAAACCGCTGAGGCTGCGCCAACGCAGACCGTGGTTTCCCATTAA
- the ftnA gene encoding non-heme ferritin, whose translation MLKTEMIDKLNEQMNLELYSSLLYQQMSAWCSYHSFEGAAAFLRRHAQEEMTHMQRLFDYLTDTGSLPRINAIASPFAEYASLDELFRQTYEHEQLITQKINELAHAAMTSQDYPTFNFLQWYVAEQHEEEKLFKSVIDKLTLAGKSGEGLYFIDKELATLDTQN comes from the coding sequence ATGCTGAAAACGGAAATGATCGACAAACTGAATGAACAGATGAATCTTGAACTCTATTCTTCTCTTCTTTATCAGCAGATGAGCGCCTGGTGCAGTTATCATAGTTTTGAAGGGGCTGCGGCCTTCCTGCGTCGCCATGCCCAGGAAGAGATGACCCATATGCAGCGCCTGTTCGACTACCTGACCGACACCGGCAGCCTGCCGCGCATCAACGCTATCGCCTCCCCGTTTGCCGAGTATGCGTCACTGGATGAACTGTTCCGCCAGACCTATGAGCACGAGCAGCTGATCACGCAAAAAATTAATGAACTGGCGCACGCGGCTATGACCAGTCAGGATTACCCGACCTTTAATTTCCTGCAGTGGTATGTCGCCGAACAGCATGAAGAAGAGAAATTATTTAAATCGGTAATTGATAAACTGACCCTCGCCGGGAAAAGCGGTGAAGGTCTGTACTTTATCGACAAAGAGCTGGCCACCCTCGATACGCAGAATTAA
- the uvrC gene encoding excinuclease ABC subunit UvrC, translating to MSDVFDAKAFLKTVTSQPGVYRMYDAGGTVIYVGKAKDLKKRLSSYFRSNLASRKTEALVALIAQIDVTVTHTETEALLLEHNYIKLYQPRYNVLLRDDKSYPFIFLSGDTHPRLAMHRGAKHAKGEYFGPFPNGYAVRETLALLQKIFPIRQCENSVYRNRSRPCLQYQIGRCLGPCVAGLVSEDEYAQQVEYVRLFLAGKDDQVLTQLIARMEKASQNLEFEEAARIRDQIQAVRRVTEKQFVSNTGDDLDVIGVAFDAGMACVHVLFIRQGKVLGSRSYFPKVPGGTELGEVVETFVGQFYLQGSQMRTLPGEILLDFNLGDKTLLAESLSELAGRRIHVQTKPRGDRARYLKLARTNAATALTTKLSQQSTIHQRLQALATVLELPAVKRMECFDISHTMGEQTVASCVVFDSNGPLRAEYRRYNIAGITPGDDYAAMNQVLRRRYGKAIDDNKIPDVILIDGGKGQLAQAKAVFAELDVPWDKHHPLLLGVAKGSDRKAGLETLFFEPEGEGFSLPPDSPALHVIQHIRDESHDHAISGHRKKRAKVKSTSSLETIEGVGPKRRQMLLKYMGGLQGLQQASVEEIAKVPGISHALAEKIFYSLKH from the coding sequence GTGAGTGATGTTTTTGACGCAAAAGCTTTCCTGAAAACGGTAACCAGCCAGCCCGGTGTGTATCGGATGTATGATGCTGGCGGAACCGTCATCTATGTTGGCAAAGCCAAAGATTTGAAAAAGCGGCTCAGCAGCTACTTCCGCAGCAACCTCGCGTCGCGTAAAACGGAAGCGCTGGTGGCGCTGATCGCGCAAATCGACGTGACCGTCACCCATACCGAGACGGAAGCGCTGCTGCTTGAACACAACTATATCAAGCTGTACCAGCCGCGGTACAACGTGCTGTTGCGCGACGATAAGTCGTATCCTTTTATCTTCCTCAGCGGCGATACCCATCCGCGTCTGGCGATGCATCGTGGCGCCAAACATGCGAAGGGCGAGTATTTTGGTCCTTTTCCCAACGGCTATGCCGTGCGCGAGACCCTGGCGCTGCTGCAGAAAATCTTTCCCATCCGTCAGTGTGAAAACAGCGTTTACCGCAATCGCTCCCGTCCCTGTCTACAGTATCAGATTGGCCGCTGCCTGGGGCCGTGCGTGGCGGGGCTGGTCAGTGAAGACGAGTATGCTCAGCAGGTGGAGTATGTGCGGCTGTTTCTCGCCGGCAAAGATGATCAGGTGCTGACTCAGCTCATCGCGAGGATGGAGAAGGCGAGTCAGAACCTCGAGTTTGAAGAGGCGGCGCGCATTCGCGACCAGATTCAGGCCGTCCGCCGCGTGACGGAGAAACAGTTTGTCTCTAACACCGGCGATGATCTTGACGTGATCGGGGTTGCCTTCGATGCTGGAATGGCCTGCGTCCATGTGCTGTTTATCCGCCAGGGTAAAGTGCTGGGCAGCCGCAGCTACTTCCCGAAAGTGCCGGGCGGCACCGAGCTGGGCGAGGTCGTGGAGACCTTTGTCGGCCAGTTCTACCTGCAGGGCAGCCAGATGCGCACGCTGCCGGGAGAGATTTTGCTCGACTTCAACCTCGGGGATAAGACGCTGCTGGCCGAGTCGTTGTCGGAGCTGGCGGGGCGCCGAATTCATGTGCAGACTAAACCGCGCGGCGACCGGGCGCGTTACCTTAAGCTGGCGCGCACCAATGCCGCCACGGCGTTAACCACGAAATTGTCTCAGCAATCGACCATTCATCAGCGTCTGCAGGCGCTGGCCACCGTGCTGGAGCTGCCGGCCGTGAAGCGGATGGAGTGCTTTGATATCAGCCACACCATGGGCGAACAGACCGTCGCCTCCTGCGTGGTATTTGACAGTAATGGCCCCCTGCGCGCGGAGTACCGGCGCTACAATATCGCCGGCATCACCCCGGGCGATGACTATGCGGCGATGAATCAGGTCCTGCGCCGTCGCTATGGTAAAGCGATTGATGACAACAAGATTCCGGATGTGATCCTGATAGACGGCGGCAAGGGGCAGCTGGCGCAGGCGAAAGCGGTGTTTGCCGAGCTGGACGTCCCCTGGGATAAACATCATCCGCTGCTGCTGGGCGTGGCGAAAGGTAGCGATCGTAAAGCCGGCCTGGAAACGTTATTCTTTGAACCGGAAGGCGAGGGATTTAGCCTGCCGCCGGATTCGCCGGCCCTGCACGTGATCCAGCATATCCGCGATGAATCGCACGATCATGCGATCTCCGGACATCGCAAAAAACGGGCGAAAGTGAAGAGCACCAGCTCGCTTGAGACTATCGAGGGGGTGGGGCCGAAGCGTCGCCAGATGCTGCTGAAGTACATGGGGGGGCTGCAGGGGCTGCAGCAGGCCAGCGTCGAAGAAATTGCCAAAGTACCGGGCATCTCTCACGCTCTGGCAGAAAAGATCTTCTACTCGTTGAAACATTAG
- a CDS encoding dihydrodipicolinate synthase family protein, producing the protein MFTGLCAFPLTPLHQQTIDEKAFIRLLARLTDAGVDSLGILGSTGSYAYLSREQRKRVVQVAKAHAGSTPIMIGVGAIATSEVLRLVEDAQQAGADALLLPMMSYQPLFAEEIYAFYEEVCRHASVPVCLYDNPRTTHVTLSDELQGQIAALPAIASIKIPGLPAPQASERVAALRRHLPGGVTLGVSGDVRATAGLQAGCEVWYSVCGGLFPRISLALVKAIRHGDAAQVAALNKQLAPLWRCFDRYGGSLRVVAAAAAILGLCDPDSLPRPLLPLGEEACRDVAAALHGLA; encoded by the coding sequence ATGTTCACAGGGCTTTGCGCATTTCCGCTGACGCCGCTGCATCAGCAAACTATCGATGAAAAAGCGTTTATTCGTCTTCTTGCTCGTCTTACCGATGCCGGCGTCGACTCCCTGGGCATCTTAGGCTCAACCGGCAGCTACGCCTATCTCAGTCGTGAACAGCGCAAGCGGGTGGTGCAGGTGGCGAAGGCGCATGCCGGGTCGACCCCGATAATGATCGGCGTCGGCGCCATCGCCACCAGCGAGGTGCTCCGGCTGGTGGAGGATGCCCAGCAGGCCGGGGCGGATGCATTGCTCCTGCCGATGATGTCCTATCAGCCGCTCTTTGCGGAGGAGATCTACGCTTTTTACGAGGAGGTCTGCCGGCATGCCTCGGTGCCGGTTTGCCTGTATGACAACCCCCGTACCACCCACGTGACGTTATCGGATGAGCTGCAGGGGCAGATTGCTGCCTTACCGGCCATCGCCTCGATAAAAATTCCCGGTCTGCCCGCGCCGCAGGCGAGCGAACGGGTGGCGGCTCTGCGTCGTCATCTGCCTGGCGGCGTGACGCTTGGCGTTAGCGGTGACGTTCGGGCGACAGCGGGCTTGCAGGCCGGCTGCGAGGTCTGGTACTCGGTCTGCGGCGGCCTCTTTCCTCGTATCTCTCTGGCGCTGGTGAAAGCCATCCGTCACGGCGATGCGGCACAGGTGGCGGCGCTGAATAAGCAACTTGCGCCCCTCTGGCGGTGCTTTGACCGCTACGGCGGCAGCCTGCGGGTGGTCGCCGCCGCTGCGGCCATTCTGGGATTGTGTGATCCTGACTCGCTTCCCCGCCCCTTGCTGCCGTTAGGGGAGGAGGCCTGTCGCGACGTGGCGGCGGCGCTGCACGGGCTGGCCTGA